The Bacteroides ovatus genomic interval CCCCTTTTGCTGACACACCAAAAGCCATACCACCTTGCTTTACATTAGGGCAAGAGATGTTTAGCTCTATAGCAGGAATTTTGTCAAGTTCATTAATGATTTCAGCTGTTTTTACATAATCTTCGATGGCAGATCCCGAAACGTTTACAATCATATTCGTTTGGATGTCTTTTATACGGGGATATATATGCTCCACAAAGTAATCAACACCCTTATTTTGCAGTCCTACAGCGTTTAACATCCCAGAAGGAGTCTCTGCCATACGCGGATAAGGGTTTCCTTCACGTTTGTGAAGAGTAGTTCCTTTTACAATAATACCACCTATTCGCGCTATATCAATGAAGTCGGAGAACTCTTCACCATATCCAAATGTACCAGATGCTGTCATCACCGGGTTTTTCATTTGTAATTCACCAATGTTTACACTTAAATCTGCCATAGTAGTTTATTTATATTAAAAACAGGACCTTCTTTACATACACACAAATGACCTTCTGTCGTATTTTCCACACAACATAAGCATGCTCCGATACCACAAGCCATTGTATTTTCCAAAGATACTTCACATTCTATCTGATTACTTTTGGCATATTTTGCCACAGCCACCATCATCGGTTTGGGACCACAAGTGTAAATCTGCTCAAATCGTACCTTATTTAATATAGAATGTTGGGTAACATATCCTTTTTCTCCATGGCTACCATCTTCCGTGGTGGTATATACCTCTCCATATTTGGCAAACTCTTCCAGCTGCAACAGATCTTTGTCGCTACGGGCACCTAACAGGAACGTAGGTTTATGGCCTTTTTTAGCCAACTGCTCACCTAAATAAAGCATAGGGGCTGTTCCGACACCTCCACCAACTAATAAGAGCTTATCAGAAGCCTCCAGAGGCATTGTATATGCATTTCCCAGTGGAAGCACTACATTTATTGTTTCACCGGGATTAACCTCTGCCAAACGTCTTGTTCCATCACCAACCAGCTGGATCAGAAACCAGACCTCATTTCGCTGTTTATCTACAAAATTAATAGAAATGGGACGCCGTAAGAATGTAGTAGGCGAACCGTCCACCCGGAGTTCGGCAAACTGCCCAGGTAACATTTCGGGCAGTAATGACTGAGAGGTCAATTTTAGCAATACATAGTTTGCATTCAATCTGATATTCTCGGTCACTGTCAGATCTAAAATAAATTTCTTCATGTATGGATATAAAAGTATAAATTCGTATTCCGGGTGCAAAGATACAGGAAATTGCTCAAACCACCGATTTTACTCTTCATTTTTCAGGTCGAAACGTCTCATAGGTATTATCATCGAAAAATATTCTTATTTCCGTGATTTTCCTGGCAGGCTTTTCTATATACCTAATCTCTTGTTTTACAATCTCTTTGGGGGCATTTTCGGCGTTTCTTAACGGCGTTTCCTTGCGATTTTCCGGAAGAGTCGGTTCTTTGGACGGATTTACGGGATTCTCGTCGAATAAAGAAGGCAGATAATCGTGATTAGAAGAAGAAAAGGAAGTTCCTTCTTCAGACACCATCATTTCGCCCTTACCATAAAGCAACCATTCAAGATTTACATAGTCATACTTTTGATGAACCTTCATAACGACCTCTAAGCTGGGTTTATTCCGATCATTTAAAATATGAGAGAGAGTAGATTGTTGCACTCCAATTGTTTCAGCAAAAACTCTAGGAGGAACTTTTTCTCTTTCCATTATCATTCTGATTCTGTCTTTTATTTCCATACTACCTTCTTTTTATTACAATTGTATGTGTTATGTACCTATTTCACAAAAATACGCACTATCTCATTGATTATACAAAGGTAAATAATTAGATTCACAAAAGCAAATTACAAATATAAAAATATTAATATTACAAAAGTGTATTATATTATACAAATCGAATATTATGCTTGTATATAGAATAAAACGAGTTATTATAATCATATAGCTTTAGTTTAATTATATATCATAAAACACAGATATACAACCATATATATAGCACAAATGAAACTCAAATAGAGACATTCACAAATATACATACCACATATAGAAGGCTCTTATAGCACTAATTGATATAACAAACTATATAATCTTGATTTATAATAAGATAATAGGGATAAAAGTATTTGTTAATGCCTGAAAAACTACATTTGTATATAGGGTGTTATTTTTGTAAATGCATAAATATATTATTGTAAACACCATCTTTTGATTACATTTGGAATTCATTTACATAAGTATACGACACATTTGTAACCACATAAATACACAAAAGTAAATATTGATAGTTGCAAAAGCAATAAAAGGAAGGGATCAACTTATACTTTACCAATGTATATTGCTATTTTTTTCTAATCATCCTTTACAATCTTCTCTAAAAAGAAAATCCTTGCAATATTTCCGTACCGATCTCCACTTATTTATTTTTTTTCGATTCTAGGAAGCTCATTTTTAGCATAAACAAATGAAAAACAAAGACTTACCCCTATAATTCAGATTCCATTTTTCTATTAAACTAGAAAAAATAGGCTTATAGTAATCAAATATACTCTGGATTATCAAAATGACACTAATGGATGATTTTAGAGAAAAGAAAAAAATCTCCATTCTCACTATAAACGATA includes:
- a CDS encoding dihydroorotate dehydrogenase electron transfer subunit, with the protein product MKKFILDLTVTENIRLNANYVLLKLTSQSLLPEMLPGQFAELRVDGSPTTFLRRPISINFVDKQRNEVWFLIQLVGDGTRRLAEVNPGETINVVLPLGNAYTMPLEASDKLLLVGGGVGTAPMLYLGEQLAKKGHKPTFLLGARSDKDLLQLEEFAKYGEVYTTTEDGSHGEKGYVTQHSILNKVRFEQIYTCGPKPMMVAVAKYAKSNQIECEVSLENTMACGIGACLCCVENTTEGHLCVCKEGPVFNINKLLWQI
- a CDS encoding helix-turn-helix domain-containing protein, giving the protein MEIKDRIRMIMEREKVPPRVFAETIGVQQSTLSHILNDRNKPSLEVVMKVHQKYDYVNLEWLLYGKGEMMVSEEGTSFSSSNHDYLPSLFDENPVNPSKEPTLPENRKETPLRNAENAPKEIVKQEIRYIEKPARKITEIRIFFDDNTYETFRPEK